One Sphingomicrobium sp. XHP0239 DNA segment encodes these proteins:
- a CDS encoding M23 family metallopeptidase, which yields MAATNKRTGIFRDREIFLRDGERVTRVKVSIFAQVFAFAMLFGLTGWSGFATAQLINEREASLSLEQEIAWHEQIEERQRVLATLANRLLDEQYAAQVKELEHLGVADRLETATGQGGPFESASEGDETFAKLFKSWKRLDNLADGAIAVPSAKPVEAARLTSSYGTRNDPFKNRRARHAGIDLAGPIGTPIQATADGVVKRAGWNSGGYGNLVEVDHGNGIITRYAHLSQVGVRAGQRVTRGEQIGKMGSTGRSTGSHLHYEVRIDGRSVNPIPFMESTDYLLALRDADAADAMHGLGGAND from the coding sequence ATGGCAGCAACGAACAAGCGCACGGGTATCTTTCGCGACAGGGAAATCTTCCTTCGTGACGGCGAACGGGTGACCCGGGTGAAGGTTTCGATTTTCGCGCAGGTTTTCGCCTTCGCGATGCTGTTCGGCCTGACCGGCTGGTCGGGCTTCGCCACCGCGCAGCTCATCAACGAGCGTGAAGCGAGCCTCAGCCTCGAGCAGGAAATCGCCTGGCACGAGCAGATCGAGGAGCGTCAGCGCGTTCTCGCCACGCTCGCCAATCGTCTGCTCGACGAGCAGTATGCCGCGCAGGTCAAGGAACTCGAGCATCTCGGCGTCGCCGACCGCCTCGAGACGGCCACCGGCCAGGGCGGTCCGTTCGAAAGCGCCAGCGAGGGCGATGAAACCTTCGCCAAGCTGTTCAAGAGCTGGAAGCGGCTCGACAATCTCGCCGACGGCGCCATCGCGGTTCCTTCGGCCAAGCCCGTCGAGGCGGCGCGCCTGACCTCGAGCTACGGTACGCGTAACGACCCCTTCAAGAATCGCCGTGCGCGCCACGCCGGTATCGACCTTGCCGGACCCATCGGGACGCCGATCCAGGCGACCGCCGACGGTGTCGTGAAGCGGGCCGGCTGGAATTCGGGCGGCTACGGCAACCTCGTCGAGGTCGATCACGGCAACGGTATCATCACCCGCTACGCCCACCTGTCGCAGGTCGGTGTCCGTGCGGGCCAGCGCGTCACCCGCGGCGAACAGATCGGCAAGATGGGTTCGACGGGTCGTTCGACCGGCAGCCACCTACACTACGAAGTGCGGATCGACGGCCGCTCGGTGAACCCGATCCCCTTCATGGAATCGACCGATTATCTCCTCGCGCTGCGCGACGCCGATGCGGCGGACGCGATGCACGGCCTCGGGGGTGCCAACGACTGA
- a CDS encoding HesB/IscA family protein, which yields MSKPVLTPAAATRVRAIADKQERPAMLRLSVEGGGCAGFTYRFELGEPEEGDIRTETDGVALLVDPTSFDFLDGSSVDFVENLGGASFQVTNPNAQSGCGCGTSFSI from the coding sequence ATGAGCAAACCCGTCCTGACCCCCGCCGCCGCGACCCGCGTTCGCGCGATCGCCGACAAGCAGGAACGTCCCGCGATGCTGCGGCTGTCGGTCGAGGGCGGAGGGTGCGCCGGTTTCACCTATCGATTCGAACTGGGCGAGCCAGAGGAGGGCGACATCCGTACCGAGACCGACGGCGTCGCGCTGCTCGTCGATCCGACCAGTTTCGACTTCCTCGACGGTTCGTCGGTGGATTTCGTGGAAAATCTGGGCGGCGCGAGCTTCCAGGTGACCAACCCCAATGCCCAGTCGGGCTGCGGCTGCGGCACCAGCTTCTCGATCTGA
- the xth gene encoding exodeoxyribonuclease III, with translation MPSIVTFNINGIRARLARLTEYLAKEKPDIVCLQELKSMDDSIPKKEFEEAGYPGIWHGQKSFNGVAILARGEEPELIRTGLPDDPNPDQSRYIEADVMGMRVASIYLPNGNPVGTDKFTYKLEWLEQLRLHAADLLARERPTVLAGDYNVIPEDRDTWSRSAMANDALFQPESQQALRRIVAQGWTDALRSFHPDEAKLYTFWDYQRGAWQRDAGFRIDHLLCSPAAADRLTGAGVHKWARGEEKASDHAPVWANFA, from the coding sequence ATGCCGAGCATCGTAACCTTCAACATCAACGGCATCCGCGCGCGGTTGGCGCGGCTGACCGAATATCTGGCGAAGGAAAAGCCCGACATCGTCTGCCTTCAGGAACTGAAGAGCATGGACGACAGCATTCCCAAGAAGGAATTCGAGGAGGCGGGCTATCCGGGCATCTGGCACGGGCAGAAGAGTTTCAACGGGGTCGCGATCCTGGCGCGGGGCGAGGAGCCCGAACTGATTCGCACGGGGCTTCCCGACGACCCCAATCCCGACCAGTCCCGCTACATCGAGGCGGACGTGATGGGCATGCGGGTCGCCAGCATCTACCTGCCCAACGGCAATCCGGTGGGGACGGATAAATTCACCTACAAGCTGGAATGGCTCGAGCAATTGCGGTTGCACGCCGCCGACCTCCTGGCGCGCGAGCGGCCGACGGTGCTGGCGGGCGATTACAACGTCATTCCCGAGGATCGCGACACATGGTCGCGCTCGGCGATGGCGAACGACGCCCTGTTCCAGCCGGAGAGCCAGCAGGCGCTGCGGCGGATCGTGGCGCAGGGGTGGACCGATGCGCTGCGCAGCTTTCATCCCGACGAGGCGAAACTCTATACCTTCTGGGATTATCAGCGCGGCGCGTGGCAGCGCGATGCGGGCTTTCGCATCGACCACCTGCTCTGTTCGCCCGCGGCGGCGGACCGGCTGACGGGGGCGGGCGTCCACAAATGGGCGCGCGGCGAGGAAAAGGCCTCCGACCACGCGCCCGTATGGGCCAATTTCGCGTGA
- a CDS encoding SDR family oxidoreductase has protein sequence MSTIETIPADPTERRLHEADLPGSEAELDPTPEYMPRYAGSDRLKGKVALVTGADSGIGRAVAILFAREGADIALVYLNEDEDAEKTVKLCEDEGARAFGIATDLGDSNACQKVVDRVIEKFGRLDVLVNNAGEQHPDKAITDISEQQLRRTFQSNIFSMFFLTQAARPHLKKGASIINTTSITMYKGQPVLLDYSATKGAITAFTRSLSANLVEDGIRVNAVAPGPIWTPLNPSGGMLPEKMDSFGEDTPMGRPGQPNEVAPSYLFLACEDSSYISGQVLHPNGGTIVNG, from the coding sequence ATGAGCACCATCGAAACCATCCCCGCCGACCCGACCGAGAGACGCCTCCACGAGGCCGACCTTCCGGGCTCCGAGGCCGAACTCGATCCGACCCCCGAGTACATGCCCCGTTACGCAGGCTCCGATCGGCTGAAGGGCAAGGTCGCGCTCGTCACCGGCGCGGACAGCGGCATCGGACGCGCGGTCGCCATCCTGTTCGCGCGCGAAGGCGCCGACATCGCGCTCGTCTACCTCAACGAGGACGAGGACGCCGAAAAGACCGTGAAATTGTGCGAGGACGAAGGCGCGCGCGCCTTCGGGATCGCCACCGATCTTGGCGACAGCAATGCCTGCCAGAAGGTCGTCGACCGCGTGATCGAGAAATTCGGCCGCCTCGACGTGCTCGTCAACAATGCCGGCGAACAGCATCCCGACAAGGCGATCACCGACATCAGCGAACAGCAGCTTCGCCGCACCTTCCAGTCCAACATCTTCTCGATGTTCTTCCTGACGCAGGCCGCGCGCCCGCATCTTAAAAAGGGCGCTTCGATCATCAACACGACCTCGATCACCATGTACAAGGGCCAACCGGTCCTGCTCGACTATTCGGCGACCAAGGGCGCGATCACGGCCTTCACGCGGTCGTTGAGCGCAAACCTCGTCGAGGACGGCATCCGCGTGAACGCGGTCGCGCCCGGCCCGATCTGGACCCCGCTCAACCCCTCGGGCGGAATGTTGCCGGAAAAGATGGACAGCTTCGGCGAGGACACGCCGATGGGCCGCCCCGGCCAGCCCAACGAGGTCGCGCCGAGCTACCTGTTCCTTGCTTGCGAGGATTCCAGCTACATCAGCGGACAGGTCCTCCACCCCAACGGCGGGACGATCGTCAACGGCTAG
- a CDS encoding N-acetyltransferase, with the protein MAALTITPVTSRADRRAFVDLPYRLYADDPVWVPPLRSETRALLDPGRNPWFAHGQLALFLARRDGRVVGRISAQIDTLWTDRYPGEGHWGLFEAEDEETAHALLDRARQWLCDRGMKRALGPFSISIWDEPGLLVDGFDEAPMVMMGHHRPDYRHWVESAGYEKVRDLHTFALDIRIDMIPVVDRLIKAGAKSDRIVIRDVDRSKFDEEAAIILDILNDAWSDNWGFVPLTDAEIEYAGKKLKPIIVEDLVKIAEYDGEPVAFMITIPDINEHLRDLGGSLFPFGWAKLLWRLRDPARASRVRVPLMGVRKSHQRGRLASQLAFMLIEYTRLVCVEKYGIHQGEFGWVLEDNAGMMSIAELPGAGINHTYRIYGRDL; encoded by the coding sequence ATGGCCGCGTTGACCATCACCCCCGTCACCTCCCGGGCCGATCGCCGAGCCTTCGTCGATCTGCCCTACCGTCTCTACGCCGACGATCCCGTCTGGGTGCCGCCGCTTCGCTCCGAAACGCGCGCCCTGCTGGACCCGGGCCGGAACCCCTGGTTCGCGCACGGACAGCTGGCGCTCTTCCTCGCTCGACGCGACGGGCGGGTGGTCGGTCGGATCAGCGCGCAGATCGACACGCTCTGGACCGATCGCTACCCCGGCGAGGGTCATTGGGGCCTGTTCGAGGCCGAGGACGAGGAAACGGCCCACGCGCTTCTCGACCGCGCCCGCCAATGGCTGTGCGATCGCGGCATGAAACGGGCGCTCGGCCCCTTCAGCATTTCGATCTGGGACGAACCCGGCCTGCTGGTCGACGGGTTCGACGAAGCCCCGATGGTGATGATGGGCCATCATCGCCCCGACTATCGCCACTGGGTCGAGAGCGCGGGCTACGAGAAGGTCCGCGATCTCCATACCTTCGCGCTCGACATCCGCATTGACATGATTCCCGTCGTCGATCGGCTGATCAAGGCGGGCGCCAAATCCGACCGGATCGTCATCCGCGACGTGGACCGGTCCAAGTTCGACGAGGAAGCCGCGATCATCCTCGACATCCTCAACGACGCCTGGTCGGACAATTGGGGGTTCGTGCCATTGACCGACGCCGAGATCGAATATGCGGGCAAGAAACTCAAACCGATCATCGTCGAGGATCTGGTCAAGATCGCCGAATATGACGGCGAACCCGTCGCCTTCATGATCACCATTCCCGACATCAACGAACATCTGCGCGACCTCGGCGGCAGCCTGTTTCCCTTTGGCTGGGCGAAGCTGCTCTGGCGCCTACGCGATCCTGCGAGGGCCAGCCGCGTGCGTGTGCCGCTCATGGGGGTGCGCAAGTCGCATCAGCGCGGCCGCCTCGCCAGCCAGCTGGCCTTCATGCTGATCGAATATACGCGGCTCGTCTGCGTCGAGAAGTACGGCATCCACCAGGGCGAGTTCGGCTGGGTACTGGAAGACAATGCCGGCATGATGTCGATCGCCGAACTGCCCGGCGCGGGCATCAACCATACCTACCGAATCTACGGACGGGATCTCTAG
- a CDS encoding fatty acid desaturase family protein, protein MNLERHAFSPDHAGIDDNVAPPRPTRGRVDDDVSMLKAAASLTRDLNRPDAKVFWGDLIASVVIGYGALIGAMGTTALAWKLALGVVAILAIYRAGSFIHEIAHIKKGDLPHFRTVWNLLVGIPLFAPSFMYEGVHNQHHAKTKFGTIDDPEYLPLASMKPWSLPLFMIYGTFAPFLLLFRFAVLAPLSFFSKRLRKEVVEKYSGLQVNPDFRRAWPEGDAARRFTLQEVGGTMWAWTLLALVVTGTLPLHAFATFMAVACGMMGINQLRTLVAHFWENDDRQPMSVTQQYLDSVNVPPPALLPALWAPVGLRYHALHHLLPGVPYHNLGKAHRLLVRELEADSSYHKTSRSGLWVLIANLTRQSFARR, encoded by the coding sequence ATGAATCTGGAACGACACGCCTTTTCGCCCGACCATGCGGGTATCGACGACAATGTCGCGCCGCCGCGCCCCACGCGCGGACGGGTGGACGACGACGTGTCGATGCTGAAGGCGGCGGCGAGCCTGACGCGCGATCTGAACCGGCCCGATGCCAAGGTGTTTTGGGGCGATCTGATCGCCTCGGTGGTGATCGGCTACGGCGCGCTCATCGGAGCGATGGGGACGACGGCGTTGGCCTGGAAGCTGGCGCTGGGCGTGGTGGCGATCCTCGCCATCTATCGCGCGGGCAGCTTCATCCACGAGATCGCGCACATCAAGAAGGGCGATCTTCCTCATTTCCGCACCGTCTGGAACCTGCTCGTCGGGATTCCGCTGTTCGCGCCCAGTTTCATGTACGAGGGCGTGCACAACCAGCATCATGCAAAGACCAAGTTCGGGACGATCGACGATCCCGAATATCTCCCGCTCGCCTCGATGAAGCCGTGGAGCCTGCCGCTGTTCATGATCTACGGCACCTTCGCGCCGTTCCTCCTGCTGTTCCGGTTCGCCGTGCTGGCGCCGTTGAGCTTCTTCTCGAAGCGGCTGCGCAAGGAAGTGGTCGAGAAATATTCGGGGCTGCAGGTCAATCCCGATTTCCGCCGCGCGTGGCCCGAGGGCGATGCGGCGCGGCGCTTCACGCTGCAGGAAGTGGGCGGGACGATGTGGGCCTGGACGCTGCTGGCGCTGGTCGTGACCGGTACCTTGCCGCTGCATGCCTTCGCGACCTTCATGGCGGTGGCGTGCGGGATGATGGGGATCAACCAGTTGCGCACGCTGGTCGCGCATTTCTGGGAAAATGACGATCGCCAGCCGATGAGCGTGACCCAGCAGTATCTCGACAGCGTGAACGTGCCGCCGCCCGCGCTGCTGCCCGCGTTGTGGGCGCCGGTGGGCCTGCGCTATCATGCGCTGCATCACCTGTTGCCGGGCGTGCCCTATCACAACCTCGGCAAGGCGCACCGGCTGCTGGTGCGCGAGCTGGAGGCCGATTCGTCCTATCACAAGACGAGCCGGTCGGGGCTGTGGGTGCTGATCGCCAACCTGACGCGCCAGTCGTTCGCACGCCGCTAG
- the lptG gene encoding LPS export ABC transporter permease LptG, whose translation MNFDFLPSRAIALYMIKLFVTRSLAVLLALIMVLLMLDLLGESSKILGVEGNTEADLWRYAGLRLPMLVTRFLPFSVLLGCLIAFASLNQNSEVVSMKAAGLSAHQILAPMILAASVVAAGLFVFNETVTVDAARIVNVWKDADYEPVEPETGEYADIWLSQDETLLHARRAAGDDADFRLTDLTLYQRENGRIERIVEIDRARPAGNAWAFEGISRYDAQMALVTEADEGRGLEGLEPQQFRLAKVDPEAIDIFTLKGTIEDLEAAELPTTFAEAGWWHKITGPLSTVLMPLLAAVAAFGLARSGQLLLRAVIGMALGFAYFVTDNLALALGNAGVYPPLLAAWGPVALFAALGETILIRSEE comes from the coding sequence ATGAACTTCGATTTTCTCCCCAGCCGCGCGATCGCGCTCTACATGATCAAGCTGTTCGTGACGCGCAGCCTGGCGGTCCTGCTCGCGCTCATCATGGTGCTCTTGATGCTCGACCTTCTCGGCGAATCGAGCAAGATTCTCGGGGTCGAGGGCAATACCGAGGCCGACCTGTGGCGCTACGCGGGCCTGCGCCTTCCGATGCTGGTGACCCGCTTCCTGCCCTTCTCGGTGCTGCTGGGCTGCCTCATCGCCTTCGCCAGCCTCAACCAGAACAGCGAGGTCGTCTCGATGAAGGCGGCGGGCCTGTCCGCGCACCAGATCCTCGCCCCCATGATCCTCGCCGCGAGCGTGGTGGCGGCGGGCCTGTTCGTGTTCAACGAGACCGTCACCGTCGATGCCGCGCGGATCGTCAATGTCTGGAAGGATGCCGACTACGAACCCGTCGAACCCGAAACCGGCGAATATGCCGACATCTGGTTGAGCCAGGACGAGACGTTGCTTCACGCCCGCCGCGCCGCCGGCGACGACGCCGACTTCCGCCTCACCGACCTCACCCTCTATCAGCGCGAGAACGGGAGGATCGAACGGATCGTGGAGATCGACCGCGCGCGCCCCGCGGGCAACGCCTGGGCGTTCGAGGGCATCTCCCGCTACGACGCGCAGATGGCGCTCGTGACCGAAGCCGACGAAGGCCGCGGCCTCGAGGGACTGGAGCCGCAACAGTTCCGTCTCGCCAAGGTCGACCCCGAGGCGATCGACATCTTCACGCTCAAGGGCACCATCGAAGATCTGGAGGCCGCCGAACTGCCGACGACCTTCGCGGAGGCCGGCTGGTGGCACAAGATCACCGGACCGCTCTCGACCGTCCTCATGCCTCTCCTGGCGGCGGTCGCGGCGTTCGGTCTGGCGCGCTCGGGCCAGCTCTTGCTGCGCGCGGTGATCGGAATGGCGTTGGGGTTCGCGTATTTCGTGACCGACAATCTCGCGCTCGCGCTCGGCAATGCGGGTGTCTATCCGCCCTTGCTCGCCGCATGGGGGCCCGTCGCGCTGTTCGCCGCGCTGGGCGAGACGATCCTGATCCGGTCCGAGGAGTAG
- a CDS encoding LptF/LptG family permease, whose amino-acid sequence MLAAMLLVLDKILRLFDFVIDAGGPVSVVFELLANSLPEYFALGIPIGLLLGVLLAFRKLALSSELDAFRGIGVGYGRMLRVPYIYAIAMLALNLFIVGFVEPYARYNYEGLRFDLRSGTLGASIKVGEFNRLGDITLRIDRSEDDGMQLQGIFVAVQNDEMDVAATASAGEFLATDDPDTIIFRLRDGRLIQDDSNFATPRTLSFETYDLPVSLPEVGAFRSRGLEEIKELYLPELARVAYLQPGVDPERQLAARANLHFRLVEVLMMLMLPLLAVALAVPPKRSSSSLGIFIAIVMVVTYHKINQWAEGAGAQGRLNPELALYVPFFLLVVLIGWMYHVIAHRPGGQPIGALEAVFAKLGKTVRKLLPDPRARARQRRALADTRTA is encoded by the coding sequence ATGCTGGCCGCGATGCTGCTGGTGCTCGACAAGATCCTGCGCCTGTTCGATTTCGTCATCGACGCTGGCGGCCCCGTCAGCGTGGTGTTCGAACTGCTCGCCAACTCGCTGCCCGAATATTTCGCGCTCGGCATCCCCATCGGATTGCTCCTCGGCGTGCTGCTCGCCTTTCGCAAACTGGCCCTGTCGAGCGAACTCGACGCCTTTCGCGGCATCGGGGTCGGTTATGGGCGGATGCTCCGCGTCCCCTACATCTACGCCATCGCGATGCTCGCGCTCAATCTCTTCATCGTCGGGTTCGTCGAGCCCTATGCCCGCTACAATTACGAGGGGCTGCGCTTCGACCTGCGCTCGGGCACGCTCGGCGCGTCGATCAAGGTCGGCGAATTCAACCGGCTGGGCGACATCACCTTGCGCATCGACCGGTCGGAGGACGACGGAATGCAGCTGCAGGGCATCTTCGTCGCGGTCCAGAACGACGAGATGGACGTCGCCGCCACCGCCAGCGCGGGCGAATTCCTTGCCACCGACGATCCCGACACGATCATCTTCCGCCTGCGCGACGGACGCCTGATTCAGGACGACAGCAATTTCGCCACCCCGCGGACTCTCTCGTTCGAGACCTACGACCTGCCCGTCAGCCTGCCGGAGGTCGGCGCCTTCCGTTCGCGCGGGCTGGAGGAGATCAAGGAACTCTATCTCCCCGAACTCGCCCGCGTCGCCTATCTGCAACCGGGCGTCGATCCCGAACGCCAGCTGGCCGCCCGCGCCAACCTGCATTTTCGATTGGTCGAAGTCCTGATGATGCTGATGCTGCCGTTGCTCGCCGTGGCGCTGGCGGTGCCGCCCAAGCGCTCGTCGTCCTCGCTGGGCATCTTCATCGCGATCGTGATGGTGGTGACCTATCACAAGATCAATCAGTGGGCAGAAGGCGCGGGCGCGCAGGGGCGGCTCAATCCCGAACTGGCGCTCTACGTCCCCTTCTTCCTGCTCGTCGTCCTCATCGGCTGGATGTATCACGTCATCGCCCACCGTCCCGGGGGACAGCCGATCGGCGCGCTCGAGGCGGTATTCGCCAAGCTCGGCAAGACCGTCCGCAAGCTCCTTCCCGATCCGCGCGCCCGCGCCCGCCAGCGCCGCGCCCTCGCCGATACGCGAACCGCATGA
- a CDS encoding response regulator yields the protein MAAIAAVAMIALVVTIWLVATSSEMRDEAMQRERSAYDVTLLTRTIDASISRSEAALGRFVLDEENESGNLYQDNWRLARQQLNQLYRLTLDNPEQAQRVAVLIDLFRARDAELSAAARAAAAQEREGGINLFYAAGRSDTGPLLRRQMQDIAAAERDTLVNSIDQTRTFSARANSLNNYLIVLGILAGSMAVILGGFAFEVFRQYALTRKQAESETERASVLEEAVAERTAELRSANEALRAEAEERATAEAQLRQVQKMEAVGQLTGGIAHDFNNMLAVVVGGLDLARRRIDGPRSEVLNHLSNAMDGANRAAALTRRLLSFARSEPLLPEAVDPAAMIDAMRDLLDRSLGEQITIRYDVAPGVWPVFVDPHQLENALLNLALNARDAMQGEGDLIIRSENVRLGTDQVGSLRAGEYIRIAVVDTGSGMTDEVRERAFEPFFTTKEVGKGTGLGLSQIFGFAHQSGGDIGIDSVVGEGTTVAIYLPRAEGVADNVHLHPAAAQTATDDADPVCVNARILVVEDDQRVRTATMGALEDLGYDPVACASGAEALALFEPDRFDLVISDVIMPEMTGPQMVTELKRRQADIAVLFVTGYVGEGDNDELRGYELLRKPFTVGALSAAVTETLRRATGSDDTRATGTA from the coding sequence GTGGCCGCCATCGCCGCGGTCGCCATGATTGCGCTGGTCGTCACCATCTGGCTGGTCGCGACCTCGTCCGAAATGCGCGACGAGGCGATGCAGCGCGAGCGCAGCGCCTACGACGTCACGCTGCTGACCCGCACCATCGACGCCAGCATCTCGCGCTCCGAGGCCGCGCTCGGCCGCTTCGTCCTCGACGAGGAGAATGAAAGCGGCAATCTCTACCAGGACAATTGGCGACTTGCCCGCCAGCAACTCAATCAGCTCTATCGGCTAACCCTCGACAATCCCGAACAGGCGCAGCGCGTCGCCGTCCTCATCGACCTGTTCCGTGCTCGCGACGCGGAATTGAGCGCCGCCGCCCGCGCCGCCGCCGCGCAGGAACGCGAAGGGGGCATCAACCTTTTCTACGCCGCCGGACGGTCCGACACCGGCCCGCTGCTTCGCCGCCAGATGCAGGACATCGCGGCCGCCGAACGCGACACGCTCGTCAATTCGATCGACCAAACGCGGACGTTCTCGGCGCGCGCCAATTCGCTCAACAACTATCTCATCGTTCTCGGCATTCTCGCGGGATCGATGGCGGTCATCCTCGGTGGCTTCGCGTTCGAGGTGTTCCGCCAATATGCCCTCACGCGCAAACAGGCGGAGAGCGAGACCGAACGCGCCAGCGTGCTGGAAGAGGCGGTCGCCGAACGCACCGCCGAACTGCGCTCCGCCAACGAGGCGCTGCGCGCCGAAGCCGAAGAACGCGCCACCGCCGAAGCGCAGCTACGCCAGGTGCAGAAGATGGAGGCCGTGGGCCAGCTGACCGGCGGCATCGCGCACGATTTCAACAACATGCTCGCGGTGGTCGTCGGCGGGCTCGATCTCGCCCGTCGCCGCATCGACGGGCCACGCTCGGAAGTCCTCAACCATTTGTCGAACGCCATGGACGGCGCCAATCGCGCCGCCGCGCTCACCCGCCGACTCCTCTCCTTCGCCCGTTCCGAGCCGCTACTTCCCGAAGCCGTCGATCCGGCGGCGATGATCGACGCCATGCGCGATCTCCTCGACCGGTCGCTGGGCGAGCAGATCACCATCCGCTACGACGTCGCCCCGGGTGTCTGGCCGGTCTTCGTCGATCCGCACCAACTCGAAAACGCGCTCCTCAACCTCGCCCTAAACGCGCGCGACGCGATGCAGGGCGAAGGCGATCTCATCATCCGCTCGGAAAACGTCCGCCTCGGCACCGACCAGGTCGGGTCGCTCCGCGCGGGTGAGTATATCCGTATCGCCGTCGTCGATACGGGGTCCGGCATGACCGACGAGGTGCGCGAACGCGCGTTCGAACCCTTCTTCACCACAAAGGAGGTCGGCAAGGGAACGGGCCTCGGCCTCAGCCAGATCTTCGGCTTCGCGCACCAGTCGGGCGGCGACATCGGCATCGACAGCGTCGTGGGCGAAGGTACCACCGTCGCCATCTACCTGCCCCGCGCCGAAGGCGTCGCCGACAACGTGCATCTTCACCCCGCCGCCGCGCAGACCGCCACCGACGATGCCGATCCCGTCTGCGTCAACGCGCGCATCCTGGTGGTCGAGGACGATCAGCGGGTCCGTACCGCCACCATGGGCGCGCTCGAGGACCTCGGCTACGATCCCGTCGCTTGCGCAAGCGGCGCGGAGGCGCTGGCGCTGTTCGAACCGGACCGCTTCGACCTCGTCATCTCGGATGTCATCATGCCCGAAATGACCGGTCCGCAGATGGTGACCGAACTCAAGCGGCGACAGGCCGACATCGCCGTCCTCTTCGTCACCGGCTACGTCGGCGAAGGCGACAATGACGAACTTCGCGGCTACGAACTGCTGCGCAAGCCCTTCACCGTCGGCGCACTGTCCGCGGCCGTGACCGAGACGCTGCGCCGCGCGACGGGCTCCGACGACACCCGCGCCACCGGAACCGCCTGA
- the spt gene encoding serine palmitoyltransferase — MSGTGSDLPVSAAPTPDDHRGDLFDKFQPLIDQREALLSTGVTDPFSLVMEEVVSPTVAMCNGRETILLGTYNYMGMTFDTDVIAAGKKALDDFGSGTTGSRVLNGTYAPHKDCEAALMEFFGTDHAMVFSTGYLANTGIISTIAGKEDYIILDMDSHASIFDGCAMGDAQIVPFRHNSVEALEKRLKRLPPEAGKLVILEGVYSMLGDAAPLAEMVPLCKEHGAMVLVDEAHSMGFIGENGRGVAEEQGVFDDVDFIIGTFSKSVGTVGGYCVSNHPKFEIMRLVSRGYVFTASLPPSVMATAATSIRKIMSASDKRAHLWKNSRRLHRGLKDLGFQLGTDEPQSAIISVIMPDLERGAKMWEALLHEGLYVNLARPPATPAGMTLLRCSLCALHTDEQVGEILGMFERAGKAVGAI, encoded by the coding sequence ATGAGCGGCACGGGCAGCGATCTCCCGGTCTCCGCAGCGCCGACCCCCGACGATCATCGCGGCGACCTGTTCGACAAGTTCCAGCCGCTGATCGACCAGCGCGAGGCACTTCTTTCGACCGGGGTCACCGATCCCTTCAGCCTGGTAATGGAGGAGGTCGTCTCCCCCACCGTCGCCATGTGCAACGGGCGCGAGACGATCCTGCTCGGCACCTACAATTACATGGGCATGACCTTCGATACCGACGTGATCGCGGCGGGCAAGAAGGCACTGGACGACTTCGGCTCCGGCACGACCGGCAGCCGCGTCCTCAACGGCACCTACGCCCCCCACAAGGACTGCGAAGCCGCGCTGATGGAGTTCTTCGGAACCGATCATGCGATGGTCTTCTCGACCGGTTATCTCGCCAATACCGGGATTATCAGCACGATCGCGGGGAAGGAGGATTACATCATCCTCGACATGGACAGCCATGCGTCCATCTTCGATGGCTGCGCGATGGGCGACGCGCAGATCGTCCCCTTCCGCCACAACAGCGTCGAGGCGCTCGAGAAGCGCCTCAAGCGGCTCCCGCCCGAAGCGGGCAAGCTGGTCATTCTCGAAGGCGTCTATTCAATGCTCGGCGACGCCGCGCCGCTCGCCGAGATGGTGCCCCTATGCAAGGAACATGGCGCGATGGTGCTCGTCGACGAAGCGCATTCGATGGGCTTCATCGGCGAAAATGGCCGCGGCGTCGCCGAGGAACAGGGCGTGTTCGACGACGTCGACTTCATCATCGGCACCTTTTCCAAATCGGTCGGCACGGTGGGGGGCTATTGTGTCTCCAACCATCCCAAGTTCGAAATCATGCGACTGGTCAGCCGGGGCTACGTGTTCACCGCCTCGCTGCCGCCCAGTGTCATGGCCACCGCCGCCACCTCGATCCGCAAGATCATGTCCGCATCGGACAAGCGCGCGCATCTGTGGAAGAATTCGCGCCGCCTTCATCGCGGCCTCAAGGACCTCGGCTTCCAGCTCGGCACCGACGAACCCCAATCGGCGATCATCAGCGTCATCATGCCCGACCTCGAACGCGGCGCGAAGATGTGGGAGGCGCTCCTTCACGAGGGTCTCTATGTCAATCTTGCCCGCCCGCCCGCCACGCCTGCGGGCATGACGCTGCTGCGCTGTTCGCTCTGCGCGCTCCATACCGACGAGCAGGTTGGAGAGATTCTCGGGATGTTCGAACGCGCCGGCAAGGCAGTCGGAGCGATCTAG